From Syntrophorhabdaceae bacterium, one genomic window encodes:
- a CDS encoding ParB/RepB/Spo0J family partition protein — protein MKKDPLGRGLSAILKDMEEKGTTRLIAIDQIVPNPAQPRIRMDEKGIDELAASIGEKGLLQPIILKRKGKIYEIIAGERRYRAAILAGLREVPAMVRDVDDREALEIALMENLQREDLGPLEVAGVYDRFVEEFAYTHEEVAKRMGVDRSSVTNCLRLLKLPQWVRELMAEGKLTQGHGRVILSLKNEKEQKRFVEKVLRDGTSVRELERQARKQAPSKEPAVAFLEEMLVKALRTKVNITMRKNRGKIIIEFYSREDLERLSELITG, from the coding sequence GTGAAGAAAGACCCGCTGGGAAGAGGACTCTCCGCCATACTCAAGGACATGGAGGAAAAGGGAACGACACGGCTCATCGCCATCGACCAGATCGTGCCGAACCCGGCCCAGCCGCGTATCCGAATGGACGAAAAAGGGATAGACGAACTGGCGGCATCCATCGGCGAAAAGGGTCTTCTCCAGCCGATCATCCTTAAGAGGAAGGGTAAGATATACGAGATCATCGCCGGGGAGAGGCGCTATCGGGCAGCCATTCTGGCGGGCCTCAGGGAAGTGCCGGCGATGGTGCGGGACGTCGACGACAGGGAGGCACTGGAGATAGCCCTCATGGAAAACCTCCAGAGAGAAGACCTCGGGCCCCTTGAAGTCGCTGGCGTCTATGACCGGTTCGTGGAGGAGTTTGCATATACCCATGAAGAGGTTGCTAAGAGAATGGGGGTGGACCGAAGCTCTGTCACGAACTGCCTGCGCCTTTTGAAGCTGCCGCAATGGGTGAGGGAACTCATGGCGGAGGGCAAGCTTACACAGGGTCACGGGCGGGTCATCCTTTCGCTGAAGAACGAAAAAGAACAGAAGAGGTTCGTGGAGAAGGTCCTTCGCGACGGGACATCCGTTCGGGAACTGGAGAGGCAGGCGAGGAAACAGGCCCCTTCCAAGGAGCCCGCGGTGGCATTCCTTGAAGAGATGCTGGTCAAGGCCCTGCGGACCAAAGTGAACATCACGATGAGAAAGAACCGGGGCAAGATCATCATTGAATTCTATTCACGCGAGGACCTGGAGCGCCTGTCTGAGCTGATAACGGGCTGA
- a CDS encoding ATP synthase F0 subunit B, translating into MAPGGESIWSLVLKFFNFAVLVGLLIYFVGKPLKSFLAKRHHTVKTQLEETQKALNEAEALRAQYQAKLDRLDGEIEAFRKQTAQEAETEKKKIIDEAMSFAARIREQARLTAAQETKEVARRIKEEISHLTIEQAGKLITEKITQSDHDQLVEEFILKLRSMN; encoded by the coding sequence ATGGCACCCGGCGGCGAGTCGATCTGGAGTTTAGTCTTAAAATTTTTCAATTTCGCGGTTCTCGTGGGTCTCCTCATTTATTTTGTGGGCAAACCCCTGAAAAGCTTCCTCGCAAAACGCCACCATACTGTCAAGACCCAGCTTGAAGAGACACAGAAGGCCCTGAATGAGGCCGAAGCCCTGCGGGCCCAGTATCAAGCTAAGCTCGACAGGCTGGATGGAGAGATCGAGGCTTTCAGGAAGCAGACCGCGCAGGAAGCGGAAACCGAAAAGAAGAAGATCATCGATGAAGCAATGAGCTTCGCGGCAAGAATAAGGGAACAGGCCCGTCTGACAGCTGCACAGGAGACCAAAGAGGTGGCCCGGAGGATCAAGGAAGAGATCTCCCATCTCACCATCGAGCAGGCGGGGAAGCTGATCACCGAAAAGATCACCCAATCGGATCACGACCAACTGGTTGAAGAATTCATCCTAAAATTGAGGAGCATGAATTGA
- the atpH gene encoding ATP synthase F1 subunit delta: MISQSIAKRYAKGLFNVGEKNGKYKEYQSEIEGILGVFDREERLKRAIILPLVEVEKRKEVLSDVLRSLEVSTPLASMFTMLLEKNRMGYLSLIRDVYNDLVDEKEGRVKGTLWTAFPLDDAMKTKIETEMGEKLGKKVILTVQEDKSLIGGVKVAIKGTIIDGSVRRQLHTLQENILKE; encoded by the coding sequence TTGATAAGCCAATCCATTGCCAAGAGATATGCAAAAGGACTATTCAATGTCGGTGAAAAGAATGGAAAGTACAAGGAATACCAATCTGAGATAGAAGGTATCCTTGGTGTTTTCGACAGGGAAGAGCGCCTGAAGAGAGCCATCATACTTCCCCTCGTGGAGGTGGAAAAGCGCAAAGAGGTCCTCAGTGACGTCCTGAGATCTCTTGAAGTTTCCACGCCCCTTGCCAGTATGTTCACGATGCTTCTCGAAAAGAACAGGATGGGGTACCTCTCACTTATCAGGGATGTCTACAACGACCTGGTGGATGAAAAGGAAGGAAGAGTGAAGGGCACTCTCTGGACGGCGTTTCCCCTCGACGATGCCATGAAGACGAAAATAGAGACCGAAATGGGTGAGAAGCTCGGGAAGAAGGTCATCCTGACAGTGCAGGAGGACAAGAGCCTCATCGGCGGGGTCAAGGTGGCCATCAAGGGAACAATAATAGACGGAAGCGTGAGAAGACAGCTGCACACGTTGCAGGAAAATATACTGAAGGAGTAG
- the atpA gene encoding F0F1 ATP synthase subunit alpha, with protein MEIRADEISRIIEQKISGFEKEIDLQETGVIMTVGDGIARIYGLENAMAGELLELPHGITGMVQNLEEDNIGAVIFGEDYKIKEGDLAKRTGKIAQVPVGEALIGRVVDALGNPIDGKGPIEAKEFRAVEQMAPGVVVRQPVKEPLQTGIKEIDALIPIGRGQRELIIGDRGTGKTVVALDTIINQKGKDVFCIYVAIGQKRFSVARIVDLLTEYGAMEYTTVVAATASDAAPLQFLAPFAGTSMGEYFRDNGKHALIIYDDLSKHAVAYRQLALLLRRPPGREAYPGDIFYLHSRLLERSAKWDDAHGGGSLTALPIIETQAGDVSAYIPTNVISITDGQIYLEPELFYAGVRPAINVGISVSRVGGNAQIKAMKQVAGRLRLEMAQYREMAAFAKFGSDLDKATQALLARGSRLTELFKQGQYVPIPIEKQVVLLYAAANGFIDTYPESALRKYEQELMRFMDSKHAGVLKDIGDKKAIDASIEEKLTKALGEFRDGFTY; from the coding sequence ATGGAGATCAGGGCCGACGAAATAAGCAGGATTATAGAGCAGAAGATATCGGGCTTCGAAAAGGAGATCGACCTTCAGGAGACCGGCGTCATCATGACGGTGGGCGATGGAATTGCGAGGATCTACGGGCTTGAGAACGCCATGGCCGGCGAGCTCCTCGAGCTGCCCCACGGCATCACCGGGATGGTGCAGAACCTTGAGGAAGACAACATCGGCGCCGTCATCTTCGGCGAGGATTACAAGATAAAGGAAGGCGATCTCGCCAAGAGGACAGGAAAGATCGCCCAGGTTCCCGTCGGTGAGGCATTGATCGGCAGGGTCGTCGACGCCCTCGGAAATCCCATAGACGGTAAAGGTCCCATTGAGGCAAAAGAGTTCCGCGCCGTCGAGCAGATGGCGCCGGGCGTTGTTGTGCGCCAGCCCGTGAAGGAACCCTTGCAGACGGGTATCAAAGAGATCGATGCCCTGATTCCGATCGGCAGAGGCCAGAGGGAGCTGATCATCGGCGATAGGGGCACCGGGAAAACGGTTGTCGCCCTTGACACGATCATCAATCAGAAAGGCAAAGATGTTTTCTGCATATATGTTGCAATCGGTCAGAAGAGATTCTCCGTGGCAAGGATAGTCGACCTTTTGACGGAATACGGCGCAATGGAGTACACCACTGTCGTAGCCGCAACCGCCAGCGACGCGGCGCCTCTGCAGTTTCTCGCGCCCTTCGCCGGTACCTCGATGGGAGAGTATTTCCGGGATAACGGAAAACACGCACTCATCATCTACGATGATCTCTCAAAGCACGCCGTAGCATACCGCCAGCTTGCATTGCTCCTCAGAAGGCCGCCGGGACGTGAAGCGTACCCCGGAGATATCTTCTACCTGCATTCAAGACTTCTCGAGAGGTCGGCGAAATGGGACGATGCCCATGGTGGAGGCTCACTGACCGCCCTTCCCATCATCGAGACACAGGCTGGCGATGTCTCCGCGTACATTCCTACAAACGTTATCTCCATTACCGACGGACAGATATACCTGGAGCCGGAGTTGTTCTACGCCGGTGTCAGGCCAGCCATCAACGTCGGTATTTCAGTATCCAGGGTCGGCGGCAACGCCCAGATAAAGGCAATGAAACAGGTGGCAGGCAGGCTGAGGCTGGAAATGGCCCAGTACCGCGAAATGGCCGCCTTCGCCAAGTTTGGCAGTGACCTCGACAAAGCGACGCAGGCATTGCTCGCCCGCGGTTCGAGGTTGACGGAGCTTTTTAAGCAAGGACAGTATGTTCCGATCCCGATCGAAAAACAGGTCGTGCTTCTCTATGCCGCAGCGAACGGGTTCATCGATACTTATCCGGAAAGCGCCCTCAGGAAGTACGAGCAGGAGTTGATGCGCTTCATGGATTCCAAGCATGCCGGCGTCCTGAAGGATATCGGGGATAAGAAGGCCATAGACGCGTCGATCGAAGAAAAGCTTACGAAGGCGCTCGGCGAATTCAGAGACGGATTTACCTACTAA
- the atpG gene encoding ATP synthase F1 subunit gamma, translating into MATLRDIKRKIGSVNSTQTITRTMKMVSASKLRRAQTELEKIKEYALKMEELTGRVVKNMPDDAHPLLAAREEVKKVLIVSIGSDRGLCGGFNVNVSLTAENFARQNRDKYERVGVYVFGRKVRDYLSKRRADVVKDWVDIKKVDQELVDVVAEEIISLYLSGEFDKVYLSYTYFASAVKQEIVFDEFIPIKTPDDVEYIDYISEPERTEIVESLIPRYISTKLYYALIESQTSEHAARMSAMENATSNCGEMVRYLTLVYNKRRQEGITNEMLDIVGGAEALRGT; encoded by the coding sequence GTGGCTACGCTAAGAGATATAAAGAGAAAGATAGGCAGTGTGAACAGCACGCAGACCATCACGAGGACGATGAAGATGGTCTCCGCGTCGAAGTTGAGGCGCGCGCAGACAGAACTTGAAAAGATCAAGGAATACGCCTTAAAGATGGAGGAGCTCACGGGACGGGTCGTTAAGAACATGCCCGACGACGCCCATCCGCTTCTCGCAGCGAGAGAAGAGGTCAAGAAGGTCCTTATAGTCTCCATCGGGTCCGACAGGGGCCTGTGCGGTGGTTTCAACGTCAATGTGTCCTTGACTGCGGAAAACTTCGCCAGGCAGAACCGCGACAAGTACGAAAGGGTCGGGGTTTATGTCTTCGGCCGGAAGGTGCGCGATTACCTGTCAAAGAGACGGGCGGATGTAGTAAAGGACTGGGTCGATATCAAGAAGGTTGACCAGGAGCTCGTCGATGTCGTTGCCGAAGAGATCATCAGTCTCTATCTGTCGGGCGAGTTTGATAAGGTGTATCTTTCGTATACCTATTTTGCGTCTGCGGTGAAACAGGAGATTGTGTTCGATGAATTCATTCCCATCAAGACCCCTGACGATGTGGAGTATATCGATTACATATCCGAACCGGAACGTACAGAGATAGTTGAATCGTTGATTCCGCGCTACATCAGCACGAAGCTGTATTATGCCCTGATCGAGTCACAGACGTCGGAGCATGCGGCCCGGATGAGCGCCATGGAGAATGCGACGAGCAACTGTGGTGAAATGGTACGGTACCTCACCCTTGTTTACAATAAGAGAAGACAGGAAGGTATAACCAACGAGATGCTGGACATCGTTGGTGGCGCTGAAGCCTTGAGAGGAACATAA
- the atpD gene encoding F0F1 ATP synthase subunit beta encodes MSSVEVRGKIVQVIGTVVDFRFPPDQLPPIYGAIYVTNPAINDKAENLILEVAQHVGDNTVRCIAMNTTDGLVRGQDAAYKGGQIAIPVGKSILGRVLNVVGEPVDNQGDVKTDMTYPIHRPAPLLTMQNTKIELLETGVKVIDLLEPYPKGGKVGLFGGAGVGKTVVIMEMIHNIAQHHGGISVFGGVGERTREGNDLWLEMKGSGVLDKCALIYGQMTEVPGARARIGLTALTAAEYFRDEEGQDVLLFIDNIFRFTQANSEVSAQLGRMPSAVGYQPTLATDLGELEERITSTLKGSITSVQAIYVPADDLTDPAPATTFAHLDATTVLSRQISELGIYPAVDPLDSTSRILDPQIVGEEHYQVARDVQAVLQKYKELQDIIAILGMDELSEDDKLTVARARKIQRFLSQPFFVAEVFTGQPGRYVALKDTIKGFKAIVEGKHDDLPEQAFFMVGTIEEAVEKAKQFMGE; translated from the coding sequence ATGAGCAGCGTGGAGGTTAGAGGAAAAATAGTGCAGGTCATTGGAACGGTTGTAGATTTCAGGTTTCCACCTGATCAGCTTCCACCAATATATGGGGCGATCTATGTCACAAACCCCGCTATTAACGATAAAGCGGAAAATCTCATCCTTGAGGTAGCCCAGCATGTCGGAGACAATACGGTGCGGTGCATCGCCATGAACACGACCGATGGTCTCGTTCGTGGGCAGGATGCAGCGTATAAGGGTGGCCAGATAGCGATTCCCGTGGGCAAGAGTATCCTGGGCCGGGTGCTCAACGTTGTTGGTGAGCCTGTCGATAATCAGGGTGACGTCAAGACGGATATGACCTATCCTATCCACCGTCCGGCACCGCTCCTGACAATGCAGAACACCAAGATCGAGCTCCTTGAAACGGGCGTCAAGGTCATCGACCTTCTTGAGCCGTACCCGAAGGGGGGGAAAGTCGGCCTCTTTGGCGGCGCCGGCGTCGGGAAGACGGTTGTTATCATGGAGATGATCCACAACATCGCGCAGCACCACGGCGGCATATCCGTCTTCGGTGGCGTTGGTGAGCGCACGAGGGAAGGTAACGACCTCTGGCTGGAGATGAAAGGCTCAGGCGTTCTTGACAAGTGTGCACTCATATACGGACAGATGACTGAGGTTCCGGGTGCCCGCGCCAGGATCGGTCTGACCGCTCTGACGGCCGCTGAGTATTTTCGCGACGAAGAAGGCCAGGACGTGCTTCTGTTCATAGACAACATATTCCGGTTCACACAGGCCAACTCAGAGGTTTCGGCGCAGCTTGGCCGTATGCCTTCCGCCGTTGGTTACCAGCCGACCCTGGCCACTGACCTTGGCGAACTCGAAGAACGGATCACGTCGACACTGAAGGGTTCGATCACCTCGGTGCAGGCCATCTACGTTCCTGCTGATGACTTGACAGACCCTGCACCGGCTACGACATTCGCGCACCTCGATGCGACGACGGTTCTTTCACGTCAGATATCGGAGCTTGGTATTTACCCGGCCGTTGACCCCCTTGACTCCACGAGCCGTATCCTTGACCCGCAGATCGTAGGCGAGGAGCACTATCAGGTTGCCCGTGACGTTCAGGCAGTACTCCAGAAATATAAGGAGCTTCAGGATATCATCGCAATTCTCGGTATGGATGAACTGTCCGAGGATGACAAGCTCACAGTTGCCAGGGCGAGGAAGATCCAGAGATTCCTCTCTCAGCCGTTCTTCGTTGCAGAGGTTTTCACCGGTCAGCCGGGTCGGTATGTTGCCCTGAAGGACACGATCAAGGGGTTTAAGGCGATCGTCGAGGGTAAACACGACGACCTTCCGGAACAGGCATTCTTCATGGTTGGTACCATTGAAGAGGCTGTTGAAAAAGCGAAACAGTTTATGGGAGAATAA
- a CDS encoding F0F1 ATP synthase subunit epsilon: MLNLEIITPEKTVVKDEVDVVEATGAEGEFGIMPGHTQFLTTLRIGEIRYKKGGETIYLASSGGFAEVVDDKVTLLVDTAESSKDIDVERAKKAMERAETLLKTMSYDQVEYRMYEMALLRAIARIGVASKKI, translated from the coding sequence ATGCTCAACCTTGAGATAATTACCCCTGAGAAAACGGTTGTCAAGGATGAAGTCGATGTGGTGGAGGCCACGGGAGCGGAGGGCGAATTCGGGATCATGCCCGGCCACACCCAGTTCCTCACCACCCTGCGGATCGGAGAGATCCGGTACAAGAAAGGCGGGGAGACGATATATCTTGCGTCGAGCGGCGGATTCGCCGAGGTTGTTGATGACAAGGTGACTTTGCTTGTAGATACAGCTGAATCCTCGAAGGATATAGATGTTGAACGTGCGAAAAAGGCAATGGAACGCGCGGAGACCCTTTTGAAGACGATGTCATATGATCAGGTGGAATACCGGATGTATGAGATGGCACTTCTTCGGGCGATTGCCCGCATTGGCGTAGCGTCAAAGAAAATATAA
- a CDS encoding phenylalanine--tRNA ligase beta subunit-related protein: MVFTIDEGLFSLFPALQVGVVVCEIDNIRYGEDGLEEVVDDLMVHFSFERPQDHPNIKAWREAFKKMGIGTTKYPSSIEALLRQALKGGPFPRFNPIVDLYNSISLKYLVPISGHAINGIDGNILLTFAQGSETFVPMDMGEQEIVDKGEVIFRDDRDALTRRWVWKRSNKDRIESETTRVFLPIHVMSGLPEWLCERVVKDLAESILVNEYGRIVHREILTASRRETEFAV, encoded by the coding sequence ATGGTCTTCACCATCGATGAAGGGCTATTCAGCCTTTTTCCTGCATTGCAGGTCGGTGTGGTTGTTTGCGAGATTGACAACATAAGGTACGGCGAAGATGGACTTGAGGAGGTCGTTGACGATCTGATGGTCCATTTTTCGTTTGAACGCCCGCAGGACCATCCGAACATCAAGGCATGGCGGGAAGCCTTCAAAAAGATGGGCATAGGCACAACAAAATATCCCAGCTCCATAGAGGCCCTTCTGAGGCAGGCCCTCAAGGGGGGACCGTTCCCTCGATTCAATCCCATCGTCGACCTGTATAATTCGATCTCCCTCAAGTACCTCGTTCCTATCAGCGGCCATGCCATCAACGGTATCGATGGCAACATTTTACTTACCTTTGCACAGGGGAGTGAGACCTTTGTCCCCATGGATATGGGTGAGCAGGAAATAGTGGACAAGGGGGAGGTCATCTTCAGGGATGACAGGGACGCCCTCACGCGCAGGTGGGTGTGGAAGCGGTCGAACAAGGACAGGATAGAAAGCGAGACAACCCGCGTTTTCCTGCCGATACATGTTATGTCGGGTCTGCCGGAATGGCTGTGCGAGAGAGTTGTTAAAGACCTGGCGGAGAGCATCCTTGTGAATGAATACGGAAGGATCGTCCACCGGGAAATACTGACGGCATCGCGGAGGGAGACTGAATTTGCGGTCTAA
- a CDS encoding nitroreductase: MDLLEAIKVRKSVRAFRPEAVSRQQIEEILGLVIHAPSAINLQPWEFIVVTGEEKERLSRRLVKLYREKQISCSPGNVKPLSAEFQKRGAESFILMNPYLEKMGQEFNRFVNEGSCNFYGAPAAVIFCLDNAFSEARLVDIGIALGYFVLIAQNVGLSTCPIGLINAYEDDIKDILSIPDNKDVVIGVALGYPDAASPVNEFTSPRDDLEKFVRWID; the protein is encoded by the coding sequence ATGGATCTGCTCGAAGCCATCAAGGTTAGAAAAAGTGTCCGGGCATTCAGGCCCGAAGCGGTCTCAAGACAGCAGATAGAGGAGATACTGGGCCTTGTCATTCATGCCCCGTCGGCGATCAACCTTCAACCCTGGGAGTTCATCGTCGTCACGGGAGAAGAGAAGGAAAGGCTGAGCCGCCGGCTTGTGAAGCTCTACCGCGAAAAGCAGATCTCCTGCAGTCCGGGGAACGTAAAGCCCCTTTCGGCGGAGTTCCAGAAGAGGGGGGCCGAGTCTTTCATCTTGATGAACCCTTATCTGGAAAAAATGGGGCAGGAGTTCAACCGTTTTGTTAATGAAGGGAGCTGCAACTTTTACGGGGCACCTGCGGCGGTGATTTTTTGCCTCGACAATGCCTTTTCCGAGGCTCGTCTTGTAGATATCGGGATCGCGCTTGGCTATTTTGTGCTCATCGCCCAAAATGTCGGCCTTTCCACGTGCCCCATCGGTCTTATCAACGCATATGAAGACGACATAAAGGACATACTCAGCATCCCCGACAACAAGGACGTGGTCATCGGTGTCGCCCTTGGGTATCCCGATGCCGCAAGCCCCGTCAACGAGTTCACCTCTCCCCGGGACGATCTTGAGAAATTTGTGCGGTGGATAGACTAA
- the ahbC gene encoding 12,18-didecarboxysiroheme deacetylase, with protein sequence MIGISKLYCGAVEASDPLRYGRESSRLPSHLLQFSKDKKPVVVWNTTKRCNLRCVHCYAFAEGEDYRGDELSTDEGRALIDDLGRFGVPVILFSGGEPVLREDLPELIDYAVKKGIRAVISTNGTLITREKAQIFSRCSLSYIGVSLDGMSAVNDAFRGVEGAFGRAMEGIRNAREAGIKVGLRFTINKRNVDEVPKIFDLIEEENIQRVCFYHLVYAGRGSKLMEEDLSHVETRRVVDLIMDRTKALFHRGRSVEVLTVDNHADGPYVYLRLLKEDPRRAVEVLELLRMNEGNSSGVGIGCIDERGNVHADQFWRHYGFGNVRERPFSAIWTDLSDPVMTRLKEKKKHVGGRCATCKWLDVCAGNFRVRAEAATGDLWAHDPQCYLTEEEIRK encoded by the coding sequence ATGATTGGAATATCAAAACTCTACTGCGGTGCCGTCGAGGCCTCCGACCCCTTGAGGTACGGCAGGGAATCATCGCGTCTGCCGTCACACCTCCTGCAGTTCTCGAAGGACAAGAAGCCCGTTGTGGTCTGGAACACGACGAAGCGGTGCAATCTCAGGTGCGTCCACTGTTACGCCTTTGCCGAAGGCGAAGACTATAGAGGCGATGAGTTGTCGACAGATGAAGGCAGGGCGCTTATCGACGACCTGGGACGCTTCGGTGTGCCTGTGATCCTCTTTTCCGGAGGCGAGCCGGTGCTGAGGGAGGATCTCCCGGAACTTATCGACTATGCAGTGAAGAAGGGCATCAGGGCGGTCATATCGACAAACGGGACCCTTATCACAAGAGAGAAGGCGCAGATATTTTCGCGGTGTTCCCTTTCCTACATTGGCGTCAGCCTCGATGGCATGAGCGCGGTGAACGACGCCTTCCGCGGCGTTGAGGGGGCCTTCGGCAGGGCGATGGAAGGGATCAGGAACGCGAGGGAGGCGGGGATCAAGGTCGGCCTGCGGTTTACCATTAATAAAAGGAACGTCGATGAGGTCCCGAAGATCTTCGATCTCATCGAGGAAGAGAATATCCAGCGTGTCTGCTTTTACCACCTTGTCTACGCCGGAAGAGGCTCGAAGCTCATGGAAGAGGACCTCTCCCATGTCGAGACTAGGCGCGTTGTGGACCTTATCATGGATAGGACAAAGGCCCTTTTCCACAGGGGCCGGTCCGTGGAGGTGCTCACCGTCGACAACCATGCCGATGGCCCCTATGTCTACTTGAGGCTCCTCAAGGAGGACCCGCGAAGGGCGGTTGAGGTGCTGGAACTGCTCAGGATGAACGAGGGCAACTCCTCCGGTGTGGGCATCGGCTGCATTGACGAGAGGGGGAATGTCCACGCGGACCAGTTCTGGAGGCACTATGGTTTCGGCAATGTCCGCGAACGGCCCTTCAGTGCTATCTGGACCGACCTTTCCGATCCGGTCATGACAAGGCTGAAGGAAAAGAAGAAGCACGTTGGCGGCCGATGCGCAACGTGCAAGTGGCTCGATGTCTGCGCCGGAAACTTTCGTGTCCGTGCCGAAGCCGCGACAGGCGACCTCTGGGCGCATGATCCGCAGTGTTATCTGACGGAAGAGGAAATAAGAAAATAA
- the hemB gene encoding porphobilinogen synthase, whose product MRYPTYRPRRLRKSEKFRSMVRETTLSADCLVYPVFVKEMSEREVPIDAMPGISQFSVDGVLGEIDSVLEAEVPAVLIFGIPERKDETGSGAYDKNGVAQQAVRAIKSRFGDDILVITDVCMCEYTSHGHCGIVKDGHVDNDETLKLLAKSALTHVMAGADMVAPSDMMDGRVHAIREMLDLHGDYNVPVMSYAAKYASCLYGPFREAAESAPQFGDRRSYQMDPPNGREAMREIALDIEEGADIVMVKPALFYLDVLRSARAEFNIPLAAYSVSGEYSMIKFAAAKGSFDLKRAVIESTTSIRRAGADIIITYFAKEIGTWAKEHTL is encoded by the coding sequence ATGCGTTACCCGACGTACAGGCCGAGGAGACTGAGGAAGAGTGAAAAGTTTAGGAGCATGGTGCGCGAGACGACTCTCTCCGCCGATTGCCTCGTCTACCCCGTTTTCGTCAAGGAGATGAGCGAACGGGAGGTGCCCATCGATGCCATGCCCGGCATAAGCCAGTTCTCCGTCGACGGGGTCCTCGGGGAAATCGATAGTGTGCTCGAGGCTGAAGTACCGGCCGTCCTCATATTCGGGATCCCTGAAAGGAAGGACGAGACAGGCAGCGGCGCCTATGACAAGAACGGTGTGGCACAGCAGGCGGTGCGCGCAATAAAAAGCCGCTTCGGCGACGACATTCTCGTGATCACCGATGTCTGCATGTGCGAGTACACAAGTCATGGTCACTGCGGCATCGTGAAGGACGGCCACGTCGACAACGACGAGACCCTGAAGCTCCTGGCAAAGAGTGCGCTCACCCACGTGATGGCCGGCGCCGATATGGTCGCGCCCTCGGATATGATGGACGGCAGGGTGCACGCCATCAGGGAGATGCTTGACCTCCACGGCGATTACAATGTTCCCGTTATGAGCTATGCCGCCAAGTATGCTTCCTGTCTCTACGGCCCCTTCCGGGAGGCCGCCGAGTCGGCACCGCAGTTCGGCGACCGCAGGTCCTACCAGATGGATCCCCCCAACGGCCGCGAGGCCATGAGGGAGATCGCCCTCGATATCGAGGAGGGGGCCGACATCGTCATGGTAAAACCGGCGCTCTTCTACCTCGATGTCCTCAGGTCGGCGCGTGCCGAATTCAACATACCGCTGGCGGCATACAGCGTCAGCGGTGAGTATTCCATGATAAAGTTCGCGGCCGCAAAGGGGTCCTTCGACCTGAAAAGGGCTGTCATTGAATCCACGACGAGCATCCGGCGCGCCGGGGCGGACATCATCATCACCTACTTTGCAAAAGAGATCGGAACATGGGCGAAAGAACATACCCTCTGA
- a CDS encoding radical SAM protein, with amino-acid sequence MGERTYPLRMVAWELTRNCNLSCIHCRASAASGPYEGELSVEECRKVIDDIVSFSEPTVILTGGEPLMRPDIFEIIQYGNDRGLRMVIAVNGTLLDEAAARRLKTCGIRRVSLSIDGKDRRSHDSFRAVNGSFEAVIAASRVLKGTGMPFQINTTVTILNVDDLDEIYEFVKSLEAVAWHVFLLVPVGRGTGLKGKELSAAAYEKVLHRLRVMERKNELEMKVTCAPHYYRIVKEDGETPKSAGCLAGKSFMFISHRGVAQPCGYLEAPSGDVRKEGVKKVWEGSEVFRHLRDVSSYQGKCGRCRHILICGGCRARAYEATGNYLEEEPLCSYMMQDE; translated from the coding sequence ATGGGCGAAAGAACATACCCTCTGAGGATGGTCGCCTGGGAACTGACGCGCAATTGCAATCTCTCCTGCATCCATTGCCGCGCATCTGCCGCGTCGGGTCCCTATGAGGGTGAACTCTCAGTGGAGGAATGCAGGAAGGTCATCGATGACATCGTCTCCTTTTCAGAGCCGACGGTCATCCTCACTGGCGGGGAACCGCTCATGAGGCCCGATATCTTCGAAATCATCCAGTATGGGAACGATAGGGGGTTGAGAATGGTGATCGCCGTCAACGGCACCCTGCTCGATGAGGCGGCGGCGAGGAGGCTCAAGACTTGCGGGATCAGGCGGGTGAGCCTGAGCATCGACGGAAAGGACAGGCGAAGCCATGACAGCTTTCGGGCCGTCAACGGCTCCTTCGAAGCCGTGATCGCAGCGTCGCGCGTTCTCAAAGGCACGGGGATGCCATTCCAGATAAACACGACGGTCACGATACTCAATGTCGATGACCTCGACGAGATATACGAGTTCGTGAAGTCTCTGGAGGCTGTTGCCTGGCACGTTTTCCTTCTCGTCCCCGTGGGCAGGGGAACGGGTCTCAAGGGCAAGGAACTGTCCGCTGCGGCCTATGAGAAGGTACTCCACCGGCTTCGTGTCATGGAAAGAAAGAACGAACTGGAGATGAAGGTCACCTGCGCCCCCCACTACTATCGCATCGTGAAGGAAGATGGCGAAACGCCGAAAAGTGCCGGGTGCCTCGCGGGGAAAAGCTTCATGTTTATCTCGCACCGCGGTGTCGCCCAGCCCTGTGGGTATCTTGAAGCCCCTTCGGGCGATGTCCGAAAGGAAGGCGTGAAAAAGGTTTGGGAAGGCTCTGAGGTCTTCCGGCACCTCCGCGATGTTTCATCATATCAAGGCAAATGCGGCCGATGCCGCCATATCCTCATCTGCGGCGGCTGCCGTGCCCGCGCCTATGAGGCGACGGGAAACTATTTGGAAGAGGAACCGCTGTGTTCTTACATGATGCAGGATGAATGA